The stretch of DNA TGATCCCGGCTTCCTTGCACGCTTGCGGCGTTGTCTTCCCGCTGGCCACCGCCACTTCAACCTGCCGCAACACCGTTACGATCTGCTCTGGTTTGTACCTCTGCATCGGCATATTCAAATACCTCCCTCATGAGATTCTCTCTCACTTCCGCTGGTATCGAAATCGCCGGGCAGGTCACCGACCCTTCCAATGTTGACTGATACCAGCAGTAAATTCCTCTTGTTCACTTGCCCAAAAGAGTTCGGATGATGGTATGATGCACTCGCCTACACTTGGGCTGACATCGGATATTTATCAAACAGGCATTCGAAATGCCAAGGGCTGATCTTGGGCTTGCGCCGATTTTTAGGAGGTTGGGATGAATAGAATGATTGCTCGCGTATTCGCAGGGGTACTGCTTGTGTATTCTCTCGCATGGGCGCAGGCTGGACCTAAAGTGAGCGGGGTCGAGCCTGCCACCGGGAAAGTCGGCAGTTCAGTGACTATCAGTGGCGAGAATTTGGGCAAGGATATCGTCGAGGCGGTGTATCTTTCAGACGACGAGAAAGATTACCCTGCCCAATTTTTAGAGCAATCCGCAAGTAAGGTTGTCGTGAAGATTCCGGAACTTAAGGCGGGTGGCTATAATATTGCGTTGAAGGTTGGTAACAACATTTTTATTCAACCGATTCGAATCACAGTTGAGTAACTAGCGCGCAATACGTTGGTGCTGCCACACCAATCAGGCCACTGCCAAAATTATCACGACATCCAGTGGCGTCTCTTGCATTTCTATTGGGCGTGAGTTACTCGAATATCCACGTAGTGGCTTCCCCCCTGTTCGGATACTCCTTCCCTGAATAGCTTGTTGAAAAAACATTAAGTTGTCATTCTGAAGCCCAGCGCTTTTTAGCCGCGCTGAAAAAATGCTTTGTTATCGACAGCGCGATCCATAAAGCAGATTTCCTGCTGTGCTCGGGATGACAACTTAAACACTTTTTTCAATAGGCTGCTAAAAAAATGATGCAGCACACGGTGTTGGAGTTGAGTTTATCCCACCACCTCGTAATTTTTCACTTCAACTTTGGAAACCCCCATCAGGCTTCGGGTGTGGCGGAGAATCTCCTGGTGCGCCGGGCTGGAGCGGTAAGCGTCAATCGATTTCTGATCTTCCCAAGTTTGCAAGGAGATGAATTCACCGGGCAGGTCGCGGCTGTGCAGGAACTGTTCGCTTAGGCAGCCCGGTTGCTGGATCATGATGGGAGCGCAGTCCTTCTTCCACAGTGCCTGAGCCTCGACGCTGCGTTCAGCCGGTATGGTGACGATGATCATTCGAGTTATCATAATGCGTTACCTCCTGGGACAGTTGCCTGCTACCATGCTAATCCTAACCGGGTGATCAGAATTAAAGAAATGCTTACGATTGTTCCCGACCGACGAAGCTTCATCATAAGGCTTTGCGCACAAGTCCGAAGGGGGCGTACATATATTGAGAGGAACAATCATGTTATCGAGTAAGTTCAGTAGATTTCAGCCCTACGCGATTGGGCTGTTGCGCATCTTCGCCGCTTTCGTTTTTGTTCAGCGCGGTTTACAGAAGTTCGGATTGTTTGAAGGCAAGGCTCGGGAATTCCCGCAACTGCTATGGTTCGCAGGCGTGAACGAGACCATCTTTGGACTGCTGATTTTCCTTGGACTGTTTACTCGTCCCG from Acidobacteriota bacterium encodes:
- a CDS encoding DoxX family protein; amino-acid sequence: MLSSKFSRFQPYAIGLLRIFAAFVFVQRGLQKFGLFEGKAREFPQLLWFAGVNETIFGLLIFLGLFTRPAAILMAGQMAIAYFISHFPRGFWAVTNGGEPAVLFCFIYLFIFTAGPGKFSMDGLLARRSGGRG
- a CDS encoding antibiotic biosynthesis monooxygenase — its product is MITRMIIVTIPAERSVEAQALWKKDCAPIMIQQPGCLSEQFLHSRDLPGEFISLQTWEDQKSIDAYRSSPAHQEILRHTRSLMGVSKVEVKNYEVVG